The Planctomycetia bacterium genomic sequence AATTGACGGAAGTTAAGGTCGAGTTGGTCGTCCATCAGCGGCCGCCGATGCAACTGGGCCAGATCGGACTGACCGCGAAGAGCGTCGTGGCGGTCGGTTCCGGCAAAGGAGGCGTCGGTAAGAGCACCATCGCCGCCAGCATCGCCTTCGGCTTAAAGCGACTGGGCTGCCAGGTCGGGCTGATGGACGCCGATATCTACGGCCCGAGTGTGCCGCAGTTGCTTGGTCTCAGCGGCCGGCCGGAAATTCGCGACGGCAAGATCACGCCCGCCAATCTCGACGGGCTCAAAGTGATGTCGATGGGCCTGCTCGTCGATCCGGACCAGGCGGTCGTCTGGCGCGGGCCGATGCTGCACGGGGCGATTCAACAGTTTTTGCGCGATACCGCCTGGGGAGAGCTCGATTACCTCATCATCGACATGCCGCCGGGCACGGGGGACATCGCGCTCACGTTATCGCAGTTGTTGCCGCTGTCCGGCGCGGTCGTGGTCTGCACGCCGCAGGACGTGGCGCTGCTGGACGCCGTGAAAGCCATCGCGATGTTCCGGAAGGTGAACATCCCGATTCTCGGCATGGTCGAAAACATGAGTTACTTCCTCTGCCCCGACAACGGCAAGCGCTACGACATCTTCGGCCACGGCGGCGCGCGGCAACGCGCCGAAGACTTACAGATCCCCTTCCTCGGCGAAGTGCCGATTCAGATTCAGATGCGCGTCAACGGCGACGAAGGCAAAATCGCCGGCAACTTCGACGATCCGCAGTCAGCGCCGCATTTGGAGCGCATTTGCTACCAGTTGGCGAAGCAACTCGCTCGGCAACAGACAGCAGGCGCGGCACCGCTACCGTCGCTCAGCGTGCTGTAGCGCTAAAAAGGTAAACAGTAGGGCGGGACGTGCAAGCGCTGGGCTGATTGTGCCAACGCAATTCTTAAGAGCCAGGAAGTCGGCTTGACACCCCAAAGTAAGGCCCGCCGGGCGCGCTAATCGGCGGGCCTTACATTTCGCATTCAACGAACTAAATGCCGTGCCGACGTCCATTGCCTCCCGATGTGCTTACGTGTGCGCGGCCCGCCCTACAGCGTCCCATTCAACATTCAAGGATTCGTCATTCATTCGAAATAGTTCGTTGTCGCTCTTTGTCTTGCTCGGCCTTGGCTGCTCGAAATCGTTCCAAGGCGCGCAGCAGCAGTCCCGACTCCGGGTCCGCCGCAGCGGCTTTTTCTTGCGTTTTGATCGCGTTGTGGAAGTCGCCGAGTGCGAAGTAGCAGTGGCCTAACGTGTCGAGGTAGCCAGGGTCGTTGGGGCTGAGCTCCAGCGATTTGAGCGAGCAGGCCAGCGCTTCCTGGCGGTCGCCGTCGGTGTTGGCGAGTAGCCAGGCGAGTTGGTTATACGGCGTAGCGTCGCGCGAGCTGTCGCGAATTACCATCCGCTGCAATTCGGCGGCTTTGACGATCAGTCCGCGCACGCGTTGCCGTTGGTCGTCGGTCAGTCCCTCGTGGCGATGGAGTGCGATCAGCACGTCCAGGTCGGATTCGTCCGCGTTGAGGGCCGCGAGCAGTTTTTCGGACGCCGCGGCGGGATCGGTCTTCGCCGCTTCGGTCGCTTCGCAGAACAACATGCGGGCCTGCATCGACGCTGGGTCGCGCATCCGCAGCGTTTCGGCGATGCGGGCCTGTGGCGGCGCTTTTTCCACGGCGTCGAGCGCAGCTTTGAGCGATGCAGCCGCGGCCAGATTGTCTCCGCGGTCGTAATACGCCTCGGCCAACAACACGCGGGATTCCAGCACGTGCATCGCTTCGGGCGGACCGGCCGCCACGACTTTTTCCAGTTCGCGAATCGCGTAGCGCCGCATCGCCAGCGCGGTGAGTATGCGGGCGACCTGGTAATGCCGGGCTGGATCTTCGTCGTACAGTGCGAGGGCTTTCGTCACCAACGCTTCGGCCTGCTCGGGCGCGCCTTGACGTTCGCGCGCGGAGGCCAGGCGGTAGAGCAGAATCGCGTCGCGCTCGATGCGATCGTCAAAGCGGCGCTGCAACTCGTCGAGCATGTGCCAGGCCTGACGATCGGTGAACCACTGGACGAGTTCCTGCAACGATTGGTTCGTGCCAGGGTCGAGCGCCACGAGCCGGCGCATGGCGACGTCCGCCTCCTCGCGGCGGTCGAGTCCTTGCAGCCATTCGGCTTGCACGCGAATCATCGCGCGAATGAAATCGACGTGCGAACGCTGCGGGAACGTGCGAAAGGTTTCCTGCTCCGCTTCGACCTGCTTGCCCCAGGCGTCGATCGCGGCCGCCGGATCGCTTTGCCGGTGCAGCGCGGTCCGCATCCAATCCGCGCCGGGTCGATTGCTTTGCCCCAGCGTGCGTTCGACCACGGTCACCACATCGTCGCCGAGCGCCCCTTGCTTGGAAAGGCTCTCCACGGCGCGAATCCCGGCCTGTTTCGATCGCAACTGGGCGTTTTCGAAACGCACTAAGCGCGCGAGCGCCGGCAGCCCTTCGCCATTGGGGAGCGCGGCCAGGGCCTCGATGGTTTGCTTGCGTAGCCGATCATCGCCCTGGGCATAATTGGCGAGGATTCGCTTGACTTCGGCGCTGTCCGTCGCCGCGGCCCATTCGACTTGCATGCGGCGTACCAGGTACCGCGCCCGGGCGGCAATCTCGGGATCGTCGCCAGCTTCGGCCTCGGTAAGCAGGTCGAAGGCCTCGAAGCCGAACGCCTCGATCGTCTTTTGGGCCGCCTCGCGCTCGTCGTAGTCGGCGCTCCCGAGCTGCTGGATCAGGGCGGGCAACTGGCTGAGATCGCCCGCGGCAGGGTCGCTGGAGGATGCGTCCTGTCCGAACGAAGGGACCGTGACCGACAACAGGAGTAGCGAGGTGAACAGCAGGCGTTGCGACATATCGAACCTATGAGGCGAGGAAAACCGGCGCCCACAACAGTGCTTGGAGTAAGTGTATCGCCTAAGCCGGCGGATCGGCTATTCGAGCCACGGAATCCGAGAGAACCTAGCTGACGTTTGTCTGTCTATACTCAGCCAACCGAAACACGGCGGTGCCACCCATTCTGGTGGTATGCCAGGGGAAAGGGAGTGGACGAACAGTTGCAGAACCCTCGGCCACCACGTAGGTTAGAGGGTTCCGATACGGAAGGCGCTCGATGTGCGCGCCGGATGGAAACCTGGAAAAAGTGCCTTTGATGCGGAGGGTCGAACTCGAGTGGCTACCAGCGTGAAACCTCAAACGGCGTCGCAGATGATGTCCGGGTCCGATATTGTCGTCCGGTCGTTGATCAATCATGGCGTCGAGATGATCTTCGCCTATCCGGGCGGCGCGAGCATGCCGTTGCATCAGTCGCTGACCAAGTTCCGCAACAACATCCGCACGATTCTCCCGCGCCACGAGCAGGGCGGCGCGTTCGCCGCGCAAGGATATGCTCGCTCGACCGGCCGGCCCGGCGTCTGCATGGCCACCAGCGGTCCTGGCGCGACGAATCTCGTGACGTCGATCGCCGACGCCAAGCTAGACAGTATTCCGCTGATCGCCATCACCGGTCAGGTGAAGACGGCCGTGATCGGTACCGACGCATTTCAAGAAACGCCGATCGTCGAAGTCTGTCGCGGTATCACCAAGCACCACTATCTGGTGACCCACGTCGACGATGTGGCCCGAGTGATGCGCGAGGCGTTCCACATCGCCACGACCGGTCGCCCCGGCCCGGTGTTGGTCGACGTGCCGAAGGACATTCAGGAAAACATGACGGCGCCGGATTTCGAAGCGCCGATGAACTTGCCGGGCTATCGCGTCGACAAGCGGTTGGCGCACCCGGGGCAGATTTCGCAGGTGGCCTCGGCGATCAAGCGCGCCAGGCGGCCGGTGATTTACGCTGGCGGCGGCGTGATCATGGGGAACGCCTCGGACGAATTGCGAACCTTGATCAAGAAGACTGGCATCCCCGTCGCGATGACGGTGATGGGGCTGGGTTCGGTGCCCAACGAAGACCCGTTGTCGCTGGACATGCTCGGCATGCACGGCAGCGTATATTCGAACTATGCCGTTGAACAATGCGACCTGTTGCTGGCGTTCGGCGTGCGGTTCGACGATCGCGTGACCGGCAAGGTGGCCGAGTTCGCCAAGCATGCGAAGATCGTGCATATCGACGTCGATCCGTCAGAGCACAACAAGAACAAGGTCGCGCACATTCCGATCGTCAGCGACATCAAGTACGCGCTCGGGGAATTGAACAAGATCGTCGAAGCGCCGGAGGATATCGCGGACTGGCTCAAGCAGGTGGCGGCCTGGAAGCAGGCGGACCCTCTCACTTACGACAAAACCTCGCCGTACATCCTGCCGCAGCATGCGATCTCCGAGTTGTCGCGCCTCGTGAAAGACAAGGACGCGTCGGTGTCGGTTGGCGTAGGCCAACACCAGATGTGGACGGCCCAGCACTTTAAGTTCCGCAGCCCGCGCTCGTTCCTTTCCAGCAGCGGCCTGGGCACGATGGGCTTCGGGCTTCCCTCGGCGATGGGCGTGCAAGCGGCCCACCCGGGGCGCTTGGTCATCGACATCGACGGCGACGGCAGCTTCCTGATGAACGTCCAGGAGTTGGCCACCTGCTACTGCGAAAAACTGCCGGTCAAGGTGATGCTGCTCAACAACCAACACCTGGGCATGGTCGTGCAATGGGAAGACCGGTTCCACGAAGGAAATCGCGCTCACACGTACTTGGGCCCGGTGGACAATCCTGAGGCGGTGGGCCAAGGGGACGGTTACACGCCGGAAACCCGTTATCCGGATTTCGTGACCATCGCCAAAGGCTTCGGCTGCGGCGGCCGGCACGTGAAAGAGAAGTCGGAACTGATCGACGCGCTGAAGGAAATGATCGCCTACCCCGGCCCCTTCGTTCTGGACGTCCAAGTGCCGTACCAGGAACACGTGCTGCCGATGATCCCCGCCGGCCGCACCGTGCGGGATTTGATCAAGGAATAGCACGGTTTTAAGAAAATCGCTCAATGCCCGGGGAGATGATCCCCGGGCTTTTTTATTTGGAAACGACCTATGGGAGGCGTCTCCGACGCCGATGGAATTGACGTTGATTTCAGAAAGCGGTCGGCGATTCTGGACGCCGTTCGCTCCCAATCGACGTCGGAGACGCCTCCCACAGGCTTACATCGATGCGCCGATAGCGTGACGCCCAGCGAAGGTCTATTCTGAAGGCTTCGCTTCCTGTTCCGGTTTTGCCCAGCTTATGCCTGATTCTCAATCGCCTCCACTTGCTCGTTCGCGACCGGAACTACTGGCCCCGGCTGGCGATCATGACTGCCTGCGCGCGGCAATTGAGAACGGCGCCGATGCGGTCTATTTTGGGCTCGATCACGGATTCAATGCTCGGGCAAGGGCGACGAATTTTCAGCTCGATACCATCGGCGACACGATGGCGCAGTTGCATCGCCGCGGCGTGCGCGGCTATGTGACGATGAATACGCTGGTGTTCAGCGACGAGTTGGAGGAAGTGGAACGGACGGCGCGGCGGTTGATCGAGGGAGGCGTCGACGCGCTGCTGGTGCAGGACGTCGGCCTAGCGCGATTGCTGAAAACGCTCTGCCCCGAGTTGCCGCTGCACGCGTCGACGCAAATGACGATGACCTGCGCCGAGGCGATCGAAGCGGCGCGATCCTTGGGTGTGGAGCGCGTGGTGCTCGCGCGGGAATTGTCCTTGGAAGAAATTCGCGAGATCGCCGCCGGGACGACGATGCCGCTCGAGGTGTTCGTCCATGGAGCGCTGTGCGTGGCGTATTCTGGTCAATGTTTGACGAGCGAATCGCTCGGGGGACGGAGCGCCAATCGAGGACAATGCGCCCAGGCCTGCCGCTTGCCGTACGACTTAGTCTGCGACGGACAGGACGTCGATCTGGATCAGCAAAAATATTTACTCAGCCCGCAGGATTTGGCGGCGTACGATCTGATTCCGGAGTTGATTGACATTGGCGTCTGTTCGTTCAAGATCGAGGGACGCCTCAAGACGCCGGAATATGTCGCGAACATCACGCGGCACTATCGGAA encodes the following:
- a CDS encoding Mrp/NBP35 family ATP-binding protein — its product is MSVSSEAVKACLAEFKDPETGRSAVQQGQMREFHLDGTSLTVTLGLTTHSSPLKQDVRQELTEKLLARFPELTEVKVELVVHQRPPMQLGQIGLTAKSVVAVGSGKGGVGKSTIAASIAFGLKRLGCQVGLMDADIYGPSVPQLLGLSGRPEIRDGKITPANLDGLKVMSMGLLVDPDQAVVWRGPMLHGAIQQFLRDTAWGELDYLIIDMPPGTGDIALTLSQLLPLSGAVVVCTPQDVALLDAVKAIAMFRKVNIPILGMVENMSYFLCPDNGKRYDIFGHGGARQRAEDLQIPFLGEVPIQIQMRVNGDEGKIAGNFDDPQSAPHLERICYQLAKQLARQQTAGAAPLPSLSVL
- the ilvB gene encoding biosynthetic-type acetolactate synthase large subunit; its protein translation is MSGSDIVVRSLINHGVEMIFAYPGGASMPLHQSLTKFRNNIRTILPRHEQGGAFAAQGYARSTGRPGVCMATSGPGATNLVTSIADAKLDSIPLIAITGQVKTAVIGTDAFQETPIVEVCRGITKHHYLVTHVDDVARVMREAFHIATTGRPGPVLVDVPKDIQENMTAPDFEAPMNLPGYRVDKRLAHPGQISQVASAIKRARRPVIYAGGGVIMGNASDELRTLIKKTGIPVAMTVMGLGSVPNEDPLSLDMLGMHGSVYSNYAVEQCDLLLAFGVRFDDRVTGKVAEFAKHAKIVHIDVDPSEHNKNKVAHIPIVSDIKYALGELNKIVEAPEDIADWLKQVAAWKQADPLTYDKTSPYILPQHAISELSRLVKDKDASVSVGVGQHQMWTAQHFKFRSPRSFLSSSGLGTMGFGLPSAMGVQAAHPGRLVIDIDGDGSFLMNVQELATCYCEKLPVKVMLLNNQHLGMVVQWEDRFHEGNRAHTYLGPVDNPEAVGQGDGYTPETRYPDFVTIAKGFGCGGRHVKEKSELIDALKEMIAYPGPFVLDVQVPYQEHVLPMIPAGRTVRDLIKE